The nucleotide sequence CCGCCTTTCAGTCCCGCTGGAAGGAGAGGACCGGCGAGACGGTCGAATTCGCGGGCTCGTTCGCGGGGTCGGGAACGATCACGAACCAGGTCCTGCTCGGAGTTCCCGCCGACCTCGCCCTCGTCGCGCTGGATCTCGACGCACGGCGAATCGCCGCGGGCGGGCGAACGCGCGAGGAGTCGTGGCGGGAACTCCCCCACGGGGGAGTCGTCAATCGCACGCCATTCGTGATCCTCGTCCGGACCGGAAATCCGAAGGGCATCCACGGCTTCGAAGATCTCGCGCGCCCCGGGGTCCGCATCGTGCACCCCGACCCGCTGACGTCCGGGGGCGCCCTCTGGGCGATTCTCGCCGAGTACGGCGCCGGCGAGATCGCGCGCCCGGGAGGGGGGCGGGAACTTCTCCTCGGGATCTGGCGCAACGTCGTCGCGCAGTCCTCGTCGGCGCGCGCCGCGCGCACGCAGTTCGAAAACGGTTTCGGCGACGCGCTCGTGACCTACGAACAGGAAGCCGTATGGGACCGCTCCCGCCGGCGGCTCCCGTT is from Thermoanaerobaculia bacterium and encodes:
- a CDS encoding substrate-binding domain-containing protein, giving the protein MTNFEHETPGGPGSLGRTRSAFAALLCAGLLLWALWPALFRRSSAAPRTIVFYGFSILGEAMNDGIFPAFQSRWKERTGETVEFAGSFAGSGTITNQVLLGVPADLALVALDLDARRIAAGGRTREESWRELPHGGVVNRTPFVILVRTGNPKGIHGFEDLARPGVRIVHPDPLTSGGALWAILAEYGAGEIARPGGGRELLLGIWRNVVAQSSSARAARTQFENGFGDALVTYEQEAVWDRSRRRLPFDVVYPRATVLSDHTVVVLDRNIASPRRPLVDAFAAFLWSDEAQRIFVRYGFRSVDERWNAGNPAFGAIAEPFGVERFGGWPRAKSEIVDRVWRDDVMKAVHP